A window of Fictibacillus halophilus contains these coding sequences:
- a CDS encoding DNA alkylation repair protein has translation MANPYLCPNCKTNRTRFNVIEQNPVAVKLDPSTGDVVQQYEDGELDMFHLPYKGSERLIQCGACGIVGEEEMYIKRAQSNPRA, from the coding sequence ATGGCAAATCCTTATTTATGTCCAAACTGCAAGACGAACAGAACGCGTTTTAACGTGATCGAACAAAATCCTGTAGCTGTTAAGCTAGATCCATCAACTGGTGATGTTGTTCAACAGTATGAAGATGGTGAGTTAGATATGTTCCATCTCCCGTACAAAGGCTCAGAACGATTGATTCAGTGCGGAGCATGTGGAATTGTTGGAGAAGAAGAGATGTATATCAAACGTGCTCAAAGCAATCCTAGAGCATAG
- a CDS encoding 5'-3' exonuclease, with translation MEKKEVLLLIDGFNLLSRCYFATAYGKEMHDLPRNSKGQFTNAIRVTIQKLLMLVRDHEPSHIVVAWDVKRDETLRREKFAEYKGTRNELPEPLIQQFETLVQLFDNIGITQLTIPRYEADDIIGTLAHRWRNERDGECIIYSNDRDLLQLLCEKTSQLISVKRDELKYTLNHFQEEYGITPAQWIDVKALLGDKSDNIPGVAGVGDKAALPLIQQYGAVESIYENFENLDPRYKRYLKKLEAGREMAVLSKDLCTIFTDVPDVVDRDLEECRYILDKQMVRNALEELEIQIRVG, from the coding sequence ATGGAAAAGAAAGAAGTATTACTCTTAATAGATGGATTCAATCTGCTGAGCAGATGTTATTTTGCAACAGCTTATGGAAAAGAAATGCATGATCTGCCTCGAAATTCGAAAGGACAGTTTACGAATGCAATTCGCGTAACCATTCAGAAATTGCTTATGCTCGTACGAGATCATGAGCCTTCTCACATTGTAGTTGCTTGGGATGTTAAACGTGATGAAACACTGAGAAGAGAAAAATTCGCTGAGTATAAGGGTACAAGAAACGAATTACCTGAACCGCTAATTCAGCAGTTCGAGACACTCGTTCAACTATTTGATAACATCGGAATCACGCAGCTTACAATTCCAAGATATGAAGCGGATGATATCATCGGAACACTCGCACATCGCTGGCGAAACGAAAGAGACGGAGAGTGTATCATCTATAGCAACGACCGCGATCTTTTGCAGCTTCTATGCGAAAAAACTTCACAGCTTATTTCAGTAAAAAGAGATGAGTTAAAGTATACGTTGAATCATTTTCAAGAAGAGTACGGAATCACACCTGCTCAGTGGATTGATGTGAAAGCCTTGTTAGGTGATAAGAGTGATAATATTCCTGGGGTAGCAGGAGTTGGCGATAAAGCGGCACTTCCACTCATCCAGCAATACGGTGCAGTAGAATCCATCTATGAAAATTTTGAGAATCTAGATCCTAGATACAAGAGGTACTTGAAAAAACTTGAAGCAGGGCGCGAGATGGCTGTTCTTAGTAAAGATTTATGTACGATTTTTACAGATGTTCCTGATGTAGTCGACAGAGACTTAGAAGAATGCCGATATATTTTAGACAAACAGATGGTTCGAAACGCGTTAGAAGAATTAGAGATTCAAATAAGAGTGGGTTAA
- a CDS encoding DMT family transporter — MFKKPWFADFNLLLVALIWGSTFVIVQKAIAFLEPYSFNSVRFTIAALTLLLIIFLFNRSSLSHFTNKKIWSSGITLGFWLFLGYGFQTVGLLYTTSSKAGFITGLSVVLVPLFSYLLLKNKLNWQVGISSLLAVIGLYLLTIHNNLSLNVGDGYVLLCAISFALHIVFTGKFSSSYNAICLTVIQLLTVASFSFITAFIIEDWQQMFTVKMVLQPEVISALLITSFFATALAFLAQTHFQSFTTPARVALIFAMEPVFAALTAYILLHERLGLKSLLGCGLILLGMVLSEIKFNKNFIKRKLKEWDLT, encoded by the coding sequence ATGTTTAAGAAGCCTTGGTTTGCTGACTTCAATTTACTCCTTGTAGCTTTAATCTGGGGTTCGACTTTCGTTATCGTCCAAAAAGCAATCGCCTTTTTAGAACCTTATTCGTTCAACAGTGTGCGTTTTACTATTGCAGCCTTAACATTATTGCTAATTATATTTTTGTTTAACCGTTCTTCACTCAGCCATTTTACAAACAAAAAAATTTGGAGTAGCGGTATAACACTTGGTTTTTGGTTATTCTTAGGGTATGGATTTCAAACTGTCGGATTATTATACACAACTTCTTCAAAAGCTGGGTTCATTACAGGATTGAGTGTCGTCTTAGTGCCTTTGTTCAGTTATTTATTGTTAAAGAACAAACTGAATTGGCAAGTAGGTATTAGTTCTTTATTAGCTGTAATCGGTTTATACTTACTAACGATTCACAACAATCTTTCTCTGAACGTCGGTGATGGTTATGTACTATTATGCGCCATTTCATTTGCTCTTCATATCGTGTTCACAGGTAAGTTTTCTTCGTCCTACAACGCTATCTGTTTAACTGTTATCCAACTGTTGACCGTTGCCTCATTTAGTTTCATAACTGCATTCATAATAGAGGACTGGCAACAGATGTTCACAGTAAAAATGGTTCTGCAACCAGAAGTAATCAGTGCACTCTTGATCACATCTTTTTTTGCAACGGCGCTAGCTTTTTTGGCTCAAACACATTTTCAATCGTTCACAACGCCTGCAAGAGTTGCATTAATTTTTGCTATGGAACCTGTTTTTGCTGCACTTACTGCTTACATCTTGCTTCATGAACGACTAGGTTTAAAATCATTACTAGGTTGCGGATTGATATTACTTGGCATGGTTTTGTCTGAAATTAAGTTCAATAAAAATTTCATAAAACGCAAACTAAAAGAGTGGGATCTTACTTAA
- a CDS encoding reverse transcriptase-like protein: MIEIYIDGASAGDPGLSGAGVYVKVGNGTTHSYRFPIGTMSNHEAEFRALIHGLELCIENNWRIVSFRTDSQAVESAVDKRYAKDKRYTTLLEEALHLTEQLDLFFIKWIPSKQNKIADELARQAIQLNKRPTDV; the protein is encoded by the coding sequence TTGATAGAGATATACATCGATGGTGCAAGTGCTGGTGATCCTGGACTTTCAGGAGCTGGCGTGTATGTGAAAGTTGGAAACGGCACTACACATTCGTATCGCTTTCCGATCGGCACGATGAGTAACCATGAAGCGGAATTTAGAGCTCTTATTCATGGATTGGAATTATGTATTGAAAACAATTGGAGAATCGTTTCGTTCCGTACAGATTCTCAAGCGGTTGAAAGCGCCGTGGATAAAAGATATGCAAAAGATAAACGTTACACAACACTTCTAGAAGAAGCTTTACATCTTACAGAGCAACTAGATCTATTTTTTATTAAGTGGATTCCATCAAAACAAAATAAGATAGCTGATGAACTTGCTCGGCAAGCCATTCAACTAAACAAGAGACCTACTGATGTTTAA
- a CDS encoding reverse transcriptase-like protein: protein MNFSIEYMYKHPKSPLKVRFVSDPMSLAEALFTATDIEKTGRVSEMIFIDTKGVTWTKKELTKLTQVKKEEPKDISIYFDGGFKSETGTSGQGIIIHFSQNDITYRIKKNASLTNIESNNESEYAALWIAVKELEELGVQYEEVRIQGDSKVVIEQLKGEWPCYESNLQNWADKIETLFKKLQIEPVYQWVARNKNKDADHLVTQALNGKIIKAKKEVIDNS from the coding sequence ATGAACTTCTCAATAGAGTATATGTACAAACATCCAAAATCACCATTAAAGGTTCGATTTGTATCTGATCCTATGTCGTTAGCAGAGGCACTTTTTACGGCAACTGATATAGAGAAGACTGGAAGAGTATCTGAGATGATCTTTATCGATACGAAAGGTGTGACGTGGACGAAGAAAGAGCTGACTAAATTAACCCAAGTGAAAAAAGAAGAACCAAAAGATATTTCCATTTATTTTGATGGAGGTTTCAAGTCAGAGACGGGAACAAGTGGTCAAGGTATTATTATTCATTTCTCTCAAAACGATATAACCTATCGTATTAAAAAGAACGCGAGTCTAACCAATATTGAATCAAATAATGAATCAGAGTATGCTGCATTGTGGATTGCTGTAAAAGAACTTGAAGAACTTGGAGTCCAATATGAAGAAGTTAGAATTCAAGGAGATTCAAAGGTTGTCATCGAGCAGCTCAAAGGTGAATGGCCTTGTTATGAAAGTAACCTCCAGAACTGGGCAGACAAAATCGAAACACTATTTAAGAAACTTCAGATCGAACCTGTTTATCAATGGGTGGCTAGAAACAAGAACAAAGATGCCGATCATCTCGTAACACAAGCATTAAACGGAAAAATCATAAAGGCGAAGAAAGAAGTCATTGATAATTCCTGA
- a CDS encoding DUF6123 family protein, whose product MNENVLDDYISLLASKGFRLSDGDLHFVDFGRHYTDASEPQVKIALEVTLIKQLSFDGSYFIAILESLVSENITSKKKAYELLDRLQTNNERKQTCTVG is encoded by the coding sequence ATGAATGAGAACGTTCTAGACGACTATATATCATTATTAGCTTCAAAAGGCTTCCGTCTTAGTGATGGAGACCTTCACTTTGTGGATTTCGGAAGACATTACACGGACGCAAGTGAACCTCAAGTGAAAATCGCTTTAGAAGTTACATTAATTAAACAATTATCTTTTGATGGAAGTTACTTTATAGCCATATTAGAGTCTTTAGTTAGCGAAAATATCACCTCAAAGAAAAAAGCGTATGAACTACTAGATCGGCTACAAACCAACAACGAAAGAAAACAAACTTGTACAGTGGGGTAA
- a CDS encoding HD domain-containing protein: protein MKEQMMKQTEKFVKDKLRNESSGHDWYHIYRVKNLALNIAEKENADHFVCVMAALLHDIADEKIAGTEEEGLKEVKQWLESISVEKSYITHILSIISTMSFKGGNGKEMDSIEGKVVQDADRLDAIGAIGIGRTFAYSGAKGQLMYDPEIPVRETMTKEQYRNERSTAINHFYEKLLKLKHGMNTPYAKKLADDRHAFLENFLEQFFEEWEGRK, encoded by the coding sequence ATGAAAGAACAAATGATGAAACAGACAGAGAAGTTTGTAAAAGATAAGTTAAGAAATGAGAGCAGTGGTCATGATTGGTATCACATCTATCGTGTTAAAAATCTAGCTCTGAACATTGCAGAAAAAGAAAATGCAGACCATTTTGTTTGTGTGATGGCTGCACTTTTACATGACATAGCTGACGAAAAAATTGCTGGAACGGAAGAAGAAGGTCTAAAAGAAGTGAAACAATGGTTAGAATCCATTTCTGTGGAAAAATCATACATCACGCACATTTTGTCTATCATCTCTACGATGTCATTTAAAGGCGGTAACGGGAAAGAGATGGACTCTATTGAGGGTAAGGTCGTACAGGACGCAGATCGCTTAGACGCGATTGGAGCTATAGGAATCGGAAGAACATTCGCGTATTCCGGAGCGAAGGGGCAATTGATGTATGATCCTGAGATTCCCGTTCGAGAAACGATGACAAAAGAGCAATATCGTAATGAAAGAAGTACAGCTATTAATCACTTTTACGAGAAATTATTAAAATTAAAGCATGGGATGAATACACCTTATGCAAAAAAACTAGCAGATGACCGGCATGCGTTTCTAGAGAACTTCCTAGAGCAATTTTTTGAGGAGTGGGAAGGCAGAAAGTGA
- a CDS encoding 2Fe-2S iron-sulfur cluster-binding protein, with product MARIDVRGFGTYEIENGKKLVNALEDNGIDILHRCGGKAKCTTCRVEVLSGDLGPIGENEANIIATKGLSGNVRLSCQICVSKDASINPVLTVTSEGLDAGPRPAEEC from the coding sequence ATGGCAAGAATTGATGTGCGTGGATTTGGTACATATGAGATTGAGAATGGCAAAAAACTTGTAAATGCACTTGAAGACAATGGAATTGATATCCTTCACCGCTGTGGAGGCAAAGCGAAATGTACAACATGCCGAGTGGAAGTATTGTCAGGAGACTTAGGACCGATCGGAGAAAATGAAGCTAATATTATCGCCACGAAGGGTCTATCAGGAAATGTAAGATTATCATGCCAGATTTGTGTGAGTAAAGATGCATCGATCAACCCTGTTCTTACTGTAACATCAGAAGGATTAGACGCAGGACCTCGACCAGCAGAAGAGTGTTAA